Proteins from one bacterium genomic window:
- a CDS encoding pyridoxal-phosphate dependent enzyme, whose product MNDATVQPGTAYAGLPPASGTSLLDRIGHTPLFRLRRLARHLPRAVEVYVKAEWFNPGGSVKDRPVLRMLADAEREGRLRPGVTILDSTSGNAGIAYAMIGAVKGYPVQLVMPASASAERKHIIAAYGARIVFSDPLEGSDGAILLARQIYAEAPERYFKPDQYNNPSNWRAHYDTTAVEILEQTAGRITHFVAGLGTTGTVVGTGRRLHEANPRIRVVAVEPDGPLHGLEGLKHIASSIIPGIYDPSVQDETVPMGTEAGYAMARRLAREEGMLVGESAGAAVEAALHLAARLREGVIVVVAPDAGDRYFSTPLWRDLA is encoded by the coding sequence ATGAACGACGCCACCGTGCAGCCCGGCACCGCCTACGCCGGCCTGCCCCCGGCATCGGGGACGTCCCTGCTGGATCGGATCGGCCACACCCCGCTGTTCCGGCTGCGGCGCCTCGCCCGGCACCTGCCCCGCGCGGTGGAGGTGTACGTCAAAGCGGAATGGTTCAACCCGGGCGGCTCCGTCAAGGACCGGCCGGTCCTCCGGATGCTCGCGGACGCGGAGCGGGAGGGGCGCCTCCGGCCGGGCGTCACGATCCTCGACTCGACGTCCGGAAACGCAGGCATCGCCTACGCGATGATCGGCGCGGTGAAGGGCTACCCGGTGCAACTCGTGATGCCGGCCAGCGCGAGCGCGGAGCGCAAGCACATCATCGCCGCGTACGGCGCGCGGATCGTTTTCTCCGATCCGCTGGAGGGCAGCGACGGGGCGATTCTGCTGGCGCGCCAGATCTACGCCGAGGCGCCGGAACGGTATTTCAAGCCGGACCAGTACAACAACCCGTCCAATTGGCGGGCGCACTACGATACCACGGCCGTCGAGATCCTCGAGCAGACGGCCGGCCGCATCACGCACTTCGTGGCGGGACTCGGCACGACCGGCACGGTCGTCGGGACGGGGCGCCGGCTCCACGAGGCCAACCCGCGAATCCGAGTCGTGGCCGTGGAGCCGGACGGCCCGCTGCACGGACTGGAAGGATTGAAGCACATCGCGTCCTCGATCATCCCCGGGATTTACGATCCGTCGGTGCAGGATGAGACGGTCCCGATGGGCACCGAGGCGGGTTACGCGATGGCGCGGCGTCTGGCGCGAGAAGAAGGAATGCTGGTCGGCGAGTCGGCCGGCGCCGCTGTGGAAGCGGCGCTGCATCTGGCCGCCCGGCTTCGCGAGGGGGTGATCGTCGTCGTCGCCCCGGACGCCGGGGACCGCTACTTCAGCACCCCGCTGTGGCGGGACCTTGCGTGA
- a CDS encoding M67 family metallopeptidase, producing the protein MAVRLTWAQREQIVAQARAEAPNECCGMLLGRGDTVEEVFPGRNVDGTPRTRYELDPHDQLRAFRLMDERGWGLVAIYHSHPQTEPKPSKTDKVLAMYPDARYVIVSLRDPADPQVRAWRILEKTDGDGKPVVDEGGHAVKTELEEEVLVT; encoded by the coding sequence GTGGCGGTACGCCTGACCTGGGCGCAACGCGAACAAATCGTGGCACAGGCGCGCGCCGAAGCGCCGAACGAGTGCTGCGGCATGTTGCTCGGCCGGGGCGATACCGTCGAGGAGGTATTCCCGGGTCGAAACGTGGACGGGACGCCGCGGACGCGGTATGAGCTGGATCCACATGATCAGCTCCGGGCGTTCCGCCTCATGGATGAACGGGGGTGGGGACTCGTCGCCATCTACCACTCGCATCCGCAGACGGAGCCCAAGCCGAGCAAGACCGACAAGGTGCTGGCCATGTATCCGGACGCCCGGTACGTGATCGTATCGCTGCGGGACCCGGCGGATCCGCAGGTGCGGGCGTGGCGGATCCTCGAGAAGACCGACGGTGACGGGAAGCCCGTGGTCGATGAGGGCGGGCACGCCGTCAAGACGGAGCTCGAAGAGGAAGTGCTTGTGACGTGA
- a CDS encoding Rrf2 family transcriptional regulator — MKVSARAEYGIRALIDLAQHYGEGPVQSHEIARRQGLPEPYLNQLLTTLRRAGLVQSKRGPSGGHVLARPPEGVTVGEAFLVLEGTVAPWLCVEEEDAHCIYAPGCGLRPVWQAVKAATEDVLNRTTLADIIGRPALVPLSKA; from the coding sequence GTGAAAGTCAGTGCCAGGGCGGAGTACGGCATTCGAGCGCTGATCGACCTCGCCCAGCACTACGGGGAGGGGCCGGTGCAGAGCCATGAGATCGCGCGCCGGCAGGGGCTCCCGGAACCCTACCTCAATCAGCTCCTCACCACGCTGCGACGGGCCGGCCTCGTGCAGAGCAAGCGCGGGCCGAGCGGCGGACACGTGCTGGCGCGCCCGCCGGAAGGCGTGACCGTAGGCGAGGCGTTCCTGGTCCTGGAGGGCACCGTCGCGCCGTGGCTGTGCGTCGAGGAAGAGGACGCCCACTGCATCTACGCGCCAGGGTGCGGTCTCCGGCCGGTCTGGCAGGCCGTCAAGGCGGCGACGGAGGACGTGCTCAACCGGACCACCCTCGCGGACATCATCGGCCGTCCCGCGCTGGTACCCCTCAGCAAGGCGTGA
- a CDS encoding sigma-70 family RNA polymerase sigma factor: protein MTIAAADRSAYERLIGAHLDGLYATARRLTRNTASAEDLVQETMLKAWRSFHTFEPGTNARAWLYRILMNTHFDTHRKQSREPEVVPADDVGALYLYGKTRDGMALGESGNPEREVLDRIVDAQVRKGLEALPLPFLAAVLLVDVHGFAYREAAEVLGIPVGTVMSRLYRGRHALRRRLWEYARDRRLVREAAP from the coding sequence GTGACCATTGCCGCGGCCGACCGCAGCGCCTATGAGCGCCTGATCGGCGCGCACCTGGACGGCCTGTACGCCACCGCACGCCGGCTCACCCGCAACACCGCCTCCGCGGAAGACCTGGTCCAGGAAACGATGCTCAAGGCGTGGCGGTCGTTTCACACCTTCGAGCCCGGCACCAACGCCCGGGCATGGCTCTACCGAATCTTAATGAACACGCACTTCGACACCCACCGCAAGCAGTCGCGGGAGCCGGAAGTCGTGCCCGCCGACGACGTCGGCGCGCTCTACCTGTACGGCAAGACCCGCGACGGGATGGCCCTCGGCGAGTCCGGTAATCCCGAGCGCGAGGTCCTCGATCGGATCGTGGATGCCCAGGTGCGGAAGGGCCTGGAGGCGCTGCCGCTGCCGTTTCTCGCCGCGGTCCTCCTGGTCGACGTGCACGGATTCGCGTACCGGGAAGCGGCCGAGGTGCTCGGCATCCCGGTGGGGACGGTCATGTCGCGCCTGTACCGAGGCCGGCACGCCCTGCGCCGCCGCCTGTGGGAGTACGCCCGCGACAGGCGGCTGGTCCGCGAGGCGGCCCCGTGA
- the rsrA gene encoding mycothiol system anti-sigma-R factor — MNCQECLDQMWQYLDGELDLVASDDLRQHLTQCRECFSHAEFERRLKEMVRRACGGEQAPARLRDRLTKLLNLY; from the coding sequence GTGAACTGCCAGGAGTGCCTGGACCAGATGTGGCAGTACCTCGACGGGGAGCTGGACCTCGTGGCGTCGGACGACCTGCGCCAGCACCTCACGCAGTGCCGCGAGTGCTTCTCCCACGCCGAGTTCGAGCGCCGGCTCAAGGAGATGGTCCGGCGCGCGTGCGGCGGCGAGCAGGCCCCGGCGCGCCTGCGTGATCGTCTGACGAAACTCCTGAACTTGTACTGA
- a CDS encoding helix-turn-helix domain-containing protein, giving the protein MSPRAYSMEKRGAAVAATRDRILEAARRVLAQDLDTELGMDAIARRADVSRLTIYYHFGSRPGLLEALFDYLRIRGNMQRIEEVVHERDSLVALGKLIHKLVGFWSSDPGVIRRLRAMAALDPEIAKGMRARDERRRRAVREIVRRAAAARKKEPGQNLAADVLFAVISFETYDALARAGHSRETIIATITRLARCAVGSER; this is encoded by the coding sequence ATGTCTCCTCGCGCCTACAGCATGGAGAAACGCGGGGCGGCCGTTGCCGCGACGCGCGATCGCATCCTCGAGGCCGCCCGCCGGGTTCTTGCGCAAGACTTGGACACCGAGCTCGGCATGGACGCGATCGCCCGCCGCGCCGACGTCTCCCGCCTCACGATCTACTATCACTTCGGCTCGCGTCCCGGCCTGCTGGAAGCTTTGTTCGACTACCTCAGGATCAGAGGCAACATGCAGCGCATCGAGGAGGTGGTCCACGAGCGTGATTCGTTGGTTGCCCTCGGAAAGCTGATCCACAAGTTGGTGGGGTTCTGGTCGTCGGATCCGGGCGTGATCCGACGGCTGCGCGCCATGGCGGCGCTCGACCCGGAGATCGCCAAGGGCATGCGGGCCCGCGACGAGCGCCGCCGGCGCGCGGTTCGCGAAATTGTCCGACGCGCGGCGGCGGCCCGAAAGAAAGAGCCGGGGCAGAACCTCGCTGCAGACGTGCTGTTCGCGGTGATCAGCTTTGAGACATACGACGCGCTGGCGAGGGCGGGACACAGCCGCGAAACCATCATCGCGACGATCACGCGTCTGGCGCGGTGTGCGGTGGGGAGCGAGAGGTAA
- a CDS encoding JAB domain-containing protein: MYRLPVCRVASVREGTLNAETRPIRNPGDAATIARAIIGDADREHVAALLLDVKHRVIAVHLVAVAALDHAHVHPRDVFKCAILAKRRGARPRACAPVGRPGTLPRRR, encoded by the coding sequence ATGTATCGCTTGCCCGTCTGTCGCGTGGCGTCAGTTCGCGAGGGAACCCTTAATGCGGAGACACGTCCGATCCGCAATCCCGGCGACGCCGCAACTATCGCGCGGGCGATCATCGGCGACGCGGACCGCGAGCACGTCGCGGCGCTGCTGCTCGATGTCAAACATCGCGTGATCGCCGTTCATCTTGTCGCGGTCGCTGCGCTCGACCATGCGCACGTCCATCCGCGCGACGTGTTCAAGTGCGCAATCCTCGCAAAACGCCGCGGCGCTCGTCCTCGCGCATGTGCACCCGTCGGGCGACCCGGAACCCTCCCGCGCCGACGTTGA
- a CDS encoding cupredoxin domain-containing protein: protein MKIRLTVATFLAVALLLGASLMTSAQTTSTRIIKVSMVSYRFDPSIVTMNVGDRITLQVTNDDKAHPGRAHSIASPFFQSLNYTVTGDAQQGVAKSDGWKYVLIDNGKTAEVTFVPQTPGQFNFLCEQYNHASLGQVGTFIVWPAGYKP from the coding sequence GTGAAAATCCGGCTGACCGTGGCGACGTTTCTGGCGGTGGCGCTGCTGCTCGGCGCGAGCCTGATGACATCCGCGCAGACCACGTCGACGCGAATCATCAAGGTATCGATGGTGTCGTACAGATTCGATCCCAGCATTGTCACGATGAACGTTGGAGATCGAATCACGCTGCAGGTCACCAACGACGACAAAGCCCATCCAGGTCGAGCGCACAGCATTGCGTCCCCGTTCTTTCAGAGCCTGAACTACACCGTGACCGGCGACGCGCAGCAAGGTGTGGCGAAAAGCGACGGCTGGAAATACGTTCTGATCGACAACGGCAAGACCGCTGAAGTGACGTTCGTGCCACAGACACCCGGACAATTCAACTTCTTGTGCGAGCAGTACAATCACGCGTCGCTCGGCCAGGTCGGGACATTTATCGTCTGGCCTGCGGGGTACAAACCGTAA
- a CDS encoding GNAT family N-acetyltransferase produces MEQTQFDIDTHPDGLEVDLLRDRIDTFNVDETKIYDFKELAIFLRDSSGQMIAGIYAYTWGGCLDIKLLWVSEDIRGRGLGSKLMQAAEREAFARGCHVAMLGTHSFQAPDFYKQLGYEEIGVLDGYPMQHKKYFLKKALSRKQRRG; encoded by the coding sequence GTGGAGCAAACCCAGTTCGACATCGATACGCATCCCGATGGCCTGGAGGTCGACCTTCTCAGGGATCGCATCGACACCTTCAACGTAGACGAGACGAAGATCTACGACTTCAAGGAACTCGCGATTTTTCTGCGCGATTCATCCGGGCAGATGATCGCCGGCATCTACGCTTACACCTGGGGAGGATGTCTGGATATCAAGTTGCTGTGGGTAAGCGAAGACATCCGCGGACGAGGGCTCGGATCGAAGTTGATGCAGGCTGCCGAGCGGGAGGCATTTGCCAGAGGCTGTCACGTTGCGATGCTCGGCACACACAGCTTCCAGGCGCCGGACTTCTACAAGCAACTTGGTTATGAGGAAATCGGTGTGCTCGATGGATACCCGATGCAGCACAAGAAGTATTTCCTGAAGAAGGCCCTTTCACGAAAGCAGCGACGCGGTTAG
- a CDS encoding class I SAM-dependent methyltransferase: protein MKDDPAMERDLLREQIAFYRARAPEYGRSGAYQEQFETVKRVLRTMGPFEHILELACGTGIWTKELVNIGQEIIAIDASPEMLELNRSSVADARVQYRQADLFEWQPESEYDLVFMAFWLSHVPPDLVDTFLDKVRTAVRPGGKVFIVDQCEDFRDRPIPERLGIRETRRTSDGRTFGIVKVYYHPALLANRLTRFGFDTRGQRVHDSFFFVSGTREPI from the coding sequence GTGAAGGACGATCCGGCCATGGAGCGAGACTTGCTTCGGGAGCAAATAGCATTCTACCGTGCGCGCGCACCTGAGTATGGGCGATCAGGCGCCTATCAAGAACAATTCGAAACGGTGAAGCGCGTCCTGCGCACGATGGGTCCATTCGAGCACATCCTAGAGCTTGCATGCGGAACCGGAATTTGGACGAAAGAGCTGGTCAACATCGGACAGGAAATCATCGCCATTGATGCCTCTCCCGAAATGCTCGAACTCAACCGCTCCAGCGTCGCCGACGCCAGAGTGCAGTATCGGCAGGCAGACCTGTTCGAGTGGCAGCCCGAGAGTGAGTACGATTTGGTGTTCATGGCATTTTGGCTCTCTCACGTGCCGCCCGATCTTGTGGATACCTTTCTGGACAAGGTGCGGACCGCCGTTCGCCCCGGTGGCAAAGTGTTCATCGTGGACCAGTGCGAGGATTTCCGAGACAGGCCGATCCCAGAAAGACTAGGAATTCGTGAAACTCGAAGGACTTCTGACGGGCGTACCTTTGGCATTGTGAAAGTCTATTACCATCCGGCCTTACTCGCAAACAGATTAACCCGCTTTGGTTTTGATACGCGCGGACAGAGGGTGCACGACTCCTTTTTCTTCGTCTCGGGAACACGGGAGCCAATCTGA
- a CDS encoding GNAT family N-acetyltransferase, with product MVAEVHLMRELETNRLVIRPLTTDDLDAFATLIHVSFGGPSDPEAYRERVTYYALGEAVLAQLHQPPYGDRAVVMRETGRLIGSVGFVPCLAPFGQLPFFGGAENSKFSPEVGLFYAVLPEHRGRGFASEAAAALTRFAFEHLNVRRIVATTEYDNVASKAVMRRIGMTVQHNPRPTPQWFQVVGILEA from the coding sequence TTGGTCGCCGAGGTGCATCTCATGCGCGAACTGGAAACGAACCGGCTGGTGATACGGCCGCTCACAACAGACGACCTCGACGCGTTCGCGACCCTCATACATGTATCATTTGGCGGGCCAAGCGACCCCGAGGCGTATCGCGAGCGGGTCACATACTACGCGCTGGGGGAAGCTGTCTTAGCCCAATTACATCAGCCGCCGTATGGCGATCGGGCCGTTGTCATGAGGGAGACCGGAAGGCTCATCGGCTCGGTCGGATTCGTTCCCTGCCTCGCGCCGTTTGGCCAGCTACCGTTCTTTGGCGGCGCTGAGAATTCGAAGTTCTCACCGGAAGTGGGCCTATTCTACGCCGTCTTGCCCGAGCACCGCGGTCGCGGGTTCGCGTCAGAGGCGGCCGCCGCGTTGACGCGCTTTGCGTTTGAGCATCTCAACGTGCGGCGCATCGTAGCGACCACCGAATACGACAACGTGGCGTCCAAGGCAGTGATGCGGCGGATCGGCATGACCGTGCAACACAACCCGCGGCCGACGCCTCAATGGTTTCAGGTCGTCGGAATACTGGAGGCCTGA
- a CDS encoding M23 family metallopeptidase produces MPCAALFAPAGMLLVVILGVLPLMLPLTSAGSAVHPPTSDDPALVHPETNRALHLRQADLSLAARSDPAAQVSPAAPAVVPGETFSHSSPVAVLVSRRGPSPVGEPRVRAPFQAPRAAGTRDAGKRLRLAWPSRGAVTSPFGWRTHPIFGTREFHTGLDIAGQLGAPVVAAYPGIVRFVGWKSGYGQLVIVDHGGGLETAYSHLSAWTVQSGIRVAQGQEIGRIGSTGWSTGPHLLFEVFENGVPQDPTGYLN; encoded by the coding sequence ATGCCCTGTGCGGCTCTATTCGCGCCCGCGGGCATGCTGCTGGTCGTCATTCTGGGCGTTCTTCCACTGATGCTGCCATTGACCAGCGCGGGGAGCGCCGTTCACCCGCCCACGTCGGACGATCCCGCCCTCGTCCATCCGGAAACGAACCGGGCCCTTCACCTGCGTCAGGCCGATCTTTCGCTCGCCGCCCGTTCGGATCCGGCGGCGCAGGTGTCCCCCGCCGCCCCGGCGGTCGTGCCGGGGGAAACGTTCTCACACAGTTCCCCGGTGGCGGTCCTGGTTTCTCGCCGCGGACCTTCGCCGGTCGGCGAACCACGAGTCAGAGCGCCATTCCAGGCGCCGCGTGCAGCCGGGACCCGGGACGCGGGAAAACGGCTGCGACTGGCCTGGCCCTCACGCGGGGCTGTGACATCGCCCTTCGGCTGGCGGACACATCCAATCTTCGGGACACGGGAATTTCACACCGGGCTGGACATCGCCGGCCAATTGGGCGCACCCGTCGTCGCGGCATATCCGGGGATCGTGCGGTTCGTCGGATGGAAGAGCGGGTACGGCCAGCTCGTCATCGTCGATCACGGCGGCGGGCTCGAGACGGCGTACTCCCATCTCTCAGCCTGGACGGTACAATCGGGGATACGTGTGGCACAGGGTCAGGAGATCGGCCGCATCGGGAGCACGGGATGGAGCACCGGGCCTCACCTGCTCTTTGAGGTGTTCGAGAACGGCGTCCCTCAAGATCCGACCGGCTATTTGAACTGA
- a CDS encoding succinylglutamate desuccinylase/aspartoacylase family protein, with product MTHTRLRLDEFEVSRRPGRRRVMVTVDANPPVDLPLLVIAGDRPGPVFVAAAGVHGDEYEGPRALWEIYDSLPPSSLSGVLVGLPICNPWAFAAGSRTTPPQLDGVNLARTFPGDPAGSSTQRLAAALLSFVMRLRPSLFLDLHSGGVRYRFLPAVAYRQGLGDTARARAAARAFGLVNLCRARDHPGTFNTETARRGITTLGNEMTGAGGCLDEDVEADYQGVLNLLRWLGMLRDRPAPEAAGPFWQTTEVPAPSGGCAEVLRTVGDAVPDGMPIASVRSPLGEVTGEARAPHAGTIWVTRHLRVIEAGEMIGAVARPVPDDE from the coding sequence ATGACGCACACGCGTCTCAGGCTCGACGAATTCGAGGTGAGCCGCCGGCCCGGGCGCCGTCGTGTGATGGTCACCGTGGACGCGAATCCCCCGGTCGACCTCCCGTTGCTCGTGATCGCCGGCGACCGCCCCGGACCGGTGTTCGTCGCGGCGGCCGGCGTTCACGGGGACGAGTACGAAGGGCCCCGGGCGCTCTGGGAGATCTACGACTCGCTGCCGCCGTCCTCCCTGTCCGGCGTGCTCGTCGGCCTCCCCATCTGCAACCCGTGGGCATTTGCCGCGGGATCGCGCACCACGCCTCCGCAGCTCGACGGCGTCAACCTCGCCCGCACGTTCCCCGGGGATCCCGCGGGGTCTTCGACGCAGCGCCTTGCCGCGGCGCTGCTGTCGTTCGTCATGCGACTCCGCCCGTCGCTGTTTCTCGACCTCCACAGCGGCGGAGTGCGGTACCGGTTCCTGCCGGCCGTCGCCTACCGGCAGGGGCTGGGCGATACCGCTCGCGCACGCGCGGCCGCGCGTGCCTTCGGCCTCGTCAACCTCTGCCGCGCGCGGGACCATCCGGGCACCTTCAACACCGAGACCGCACGGCGCGGCATCACGACGCTCGGGAACGAGATGACGGGCGCCGGTGGATGCCTCGACGAGGACGTCGAGGCCGACTACCAGGGCGTTCTCAACCTGCTGCGCTGGCTCGGGATGCTGCGCGACCGGCCGGCGCCGGAGGCGGCGGGACCCTTCTGGCAGACGACCGAGGTGCCGGCGCCGTCGGGCGGATGCGCGGAGGTCCTGCGTACGGTGGGCGACGCCGTGCCGGACGGCATGCCGATTGCGTCGGTGCGGTCGCCCCTGGGGGAGGTGACCGGCGAGGCGAGGGCCCCCCACGCCGGAACGATTTGGGTGACGCGGCACCTCAGGGTGATCGAGGCGGGAGAGATGATCGGCGCCGTCGCCCGGCCCGTCCCGGACGACGAGTGA
- a CDS encoding carbon-nitrogen hydrolase family protein, with product MRIALCQLVSSPRKSDNLEAAAGAIREAKRRGAALALLPEVFMAYLHPKDPTTAAEIAEPVDGPFVSGLAAEARSQHLYVGCGLWETASGERERAFNTTVLIGPDGRLLLAYRKTHLYDAFGYRESDRIVPGTESPEVVRTPLGTLGLLVCYELRFPELSRRVAVAGADVLLLPAAWVAGPLKEHHWSTLLRARAIENTMYVAAANQAGNVFTAGSLLVDPMGVTVAAGGEDAGLVTGDVDLARIAAVREKLPVLRHRRENLYVPPPAGVRR from the coding sequence ATGCGGATCGCGTTGTGCCAGCTCGTTTCGTCCCCGCGGAAGTCCGACAACCTCGAGGCCGCGGCCGGGGCCATCCGCGAGGCGAAGCGCCGCGGCGCCGCCCTCGCGCTGCTGCCCGAGGTCTTCATGGCCTACCTGCATCCAAAGGATCCCACCACAGCGGCCGAGATCGCGGAGCCCGTGGACGGCCCGTTCGTGTCGGGATTGGCCGCGGAGGCCCGCTCCCAGCACCTCTACGTCGGCTGCGGCCTGTGGGAGACGGCATCCGGCGAGCGCGAGCGTGCGTTCAACACGACCGTGCTGATCGGTCCCGACGGGCGCCTGCTCCTCGCCTATCGCAAGACGCACCTCTACGACGCCTTCGGGTATCGGGAGTCGGACCGCATCGTGCCGGGGACCGAATCTCCGGAGGTGGTGCGCACGCCGCTCGGGACCCTTGGGCTGCTCGTCTGTTACGAACTGCGCTTCCCGGAACTGAGCCGCCGTGTGGCCGTTGCCGGCGCCGACGTGCTGCTCCTCCCGGCCGCGTGGGTGGCCGGCCCGCTGAAGGAGCATCACTGGTCGACGCTGCTTCGGGCGCGGGCGATCGAGAACACGATGTACGTCGCGGCGGCGAATCAGGCCGGGAACGTCTTTACGGCCGGGAGTCTGCTGGTCGATCCCATGGGCGTCACGGTGGCCGCGGGCGGGGAAGACGCCGGCCTGGTGACCGGCGACGTCGATCTCGCGCGTATCGCGGCAGTCCGCGAGAAGCTGCCGGTCCTGCGGCATCGGCGGGAGAACCTGTACGTCCCGCCTCCCGCCGGCGTCCGCCGGTAG